TACCATGATTTCTAAAAGGCAAACGCTTGCAAAAAGGCATTATGTTACATTTactgcaattaattaattaactattaagtactttattgatttttaagaTGAGTCAAATTTaagaatgaaaattaaaatcaattgttattaagaaatgtttaaaatattttgagtatGATCTTTACAAttgtgtaattattatataaactaAATTCTGAATACAAATACTACTGTTTTATTTCGTTTCAACATCTCAATcgatataatttatatattacatgATTGTGTAGAATAAACCGTTTTTAATTGTCTAATTCTAATTGTCGAAAAAATTGGGCCCATTTATCGAATGCGCAAGTCTTTTTTTGGAAACGGTAAATTTCTCATATGATGTGATAttacggtatatttaaatactatttgcCAAAAGTCTTTTcctaatataaaatgtatatatattatattttctattgcTGAGACAAATTTAGTGTTTAACAAAAACATAGCTAAAGTAAAAGAAATAGTAAACTGCAACTTTCTCATATGTGAcaatattatggtatatttaaatactatttggCGAAAGTCTATTACTAATCaacaaatatatcaatttgaTTATATATTGTTGAGACATAGTATTTAGTGCTTGGCAAAAACATtactaaaatagaaaaattatgGTGCTGGGCTACAATCAATATTAAGCAAGATTCGCGAAAAGATATTTGTATAGAGAATATGAGAGAGAATTACTAGCTACCTGAAAGCAATGAAGGCATCGCCCATTTCGCCACCGATGATATGGACACCGCCCTCTGGTATCGAGAGGCCCGTGAAGAAATTGCGAATATCTCGCGCATTTGCCGTCCACGGCAAGTTTTGCAAACGAATAATGACACTCATCTTGATATTATAACACTCTGTtttttcagttatttatttcgatatattctctttactttttaattcACTCCTCTCGATCACTGATCGAAAATCAATCTAGAATTAAAACAACGCTTCTCAAGCAAACTGATTCCTTCCTTTTGCTCATCGGATTATGTTACGCGTTTCTTATACAGTTTGAAGACGGCATCTGAAATGAGAATAAAACAACTTATGGAgaatatgcaaacaaaaatctttaaaattataaaacctAAAGATCATTCTGAAGGATATTTTATTGGTATCAATTACTTAACatgcaaatattcaatatttttgctgttttgaaATGATTGAACAAATTCTGACTCATCATATTTAATACTACTAAACTTACCAACTTGATCTTCTTTATTGCTAAGCGCTTCTAATgatcattaaatttaaaatcaaatttgtgtgttataggaaacttcaattaaaatttacaaatcaatattaaaaaagtgtgaccaaagAAAAGACTGATCCACagttttttgaattattgccaaatttatttttatcgaaATTATCGTAAAAATATCGAGCTGAACTAACGATCGCAACTCTTCTTTTTTCGACTTCAAGGTTCGATAAAATGTTTTCTGAAATAATCATGCATTAAAGCtatgtatgttatatttaCGCATACAATAGCTGGTTAGGCAGACAAAGATAAGAATTGTAGACtctataatatttgtatacaatACTTCACGTATGTTCTCTTTTTATCGTATTCTCGGTTTACCTTgatcttgaatttcaagaaCATTATCAAGACTTAATATTGCCCTGCTTATTGCTAAGATATCATCAGAATACAATTCATCATTAGTGTTATTTTTTAAgcgctatccatagggtagaaaaatgtatgtaacaggcagaaggaagcTTCGCAAACCCTATAAagcatatattcttgatcagcgtcaacagacgaGAAGATATAACcacgtctgtctgtccgtccgtctgtaaaaacacctagatctcagagaccataaatgatagagctataattttgaTTCGACAAGTCTTGTTAGACTGCATATCGTTAgtgtattattataatagtGGCCGGACCTAAagaattattttctaatttcaaaatatcgtAATCAATAATTGAAGCGATGAATACACGactttatttgaataattggTAGAGTTGATGCACAacacttttaatttgtattacatttattatctacagcttatttaatttctcCATTGCCATcgaatatattatacatttaatttgtatttaatttattatctaCACATATAATTTCTCCAATGCAATCTATATCTCAAATCTTGTAATCTTGTATAAAAAGCTATTTATTACTGTCTCAATTAAAATCGAAACATTACTTTaatagcaattaaattaaatgtttgcatTAAAGATTTTCAATGCTTCATCAATTATTTCGCCTTAAGCTTTTCAGCTGGCACATTTGGCATACTAATAAACTAACATTTACTTATTTGTCATTATCAAACGCACAAAACCGAGCTTGCTTACCGATTTCCtgagaaaattgaaaaacctGCCTGGAAACCCAAAACTGAATAAGTGCACTCTGTCCAGGTTATCTGGTGGGGAAAATCttaacagcaaaaaataaataaatgcgtttttattttcatccTGGGACATACATATTCTCATAACAGTTTTAGGCTTTAAATGGCATCGAGCTATTGCATAATTGAAAACTAGTTTTTCCTTTGAGCAAAGTGAAAATTGTGCGATTGTGTGTGAGACTGGTTGAAATGGTTTTAGAAAGATTTCCACATATCTTTCACTTACCCAAAAATAATGCGACCTTCCTGCTCCAAAATTGAAGGTCGCCTCCGAAGAGcgaaagaaaagagaagagagaaaagcTAGTAAAGTAAGCTAGTGTGCTATATCCCTAGGCTAAAAGCTCAGTGAACATTTTGGCTGGACAGTGGCTGCCAACAGTTTGTCGTTATCGATTTAAACGTTTCAATTTCCTCATTAGTAGCACTCAATTACCTGTTAATGATGTCgcagtgtgagtgtgtgtgtgtgcaaaacgCTAACTGCTTTCCCAAAAAGAAATGCGCGTTATAACCAGTTGAGCTCAGATTGAACGTAATGGGAAAGCGATTATGTAGCTTTAGTTCAATTGCTATTGCCGCCAGTCGGTCCCCGACATGtgccacaacaaacacacaacaacaatgactatgatgacgacgacaacaacaacaaacgacagccaaatgaaaataagcAGCGAACACAACTAAGTGACAGCCTGGAACTGATACAAGCCAAAGttaaagccaaagctaaagcggAGCAACAACAGGAGGAGCTGGGAGTCTGTAGCAACGGCCTGTTTTCAGTTATCcactttgtttgcttttgctttttggcagtgctgctgcagctgattaACGCCAAAACACACTACAGGAAACCCACAACAAAACTCTTCCAACTCCTTCCGCTTGGCTATATAAAAAGAGCCATTGTTGGCTCTTTGGGCTGCAGTTATACAAAAGATTTGACCGCGTTACCGTCATCGTCATCACCGTCATCGTCAACGTCGGCGCGTGCGTTGAGTATTCATTCAATACATCGTTATGAAATTCGCAATTGTGAGTGTGATTCATTATAAAACATTACAAATATGTAACACCCCAAGCTATGCGATCTATTGTGTGACTATATAGAAccatagtatataaatttctcTTGAAAAAGCACAAACATTATTACATACCCGATCTTAAGCCAGCTCACAATTTATTTTCGGATTTCGGATATACACTTAGTTGCTATGGTTCTTCAGCCTATATCACAAGTTGTGCACTTCCGATCTTAAAAGTAATCTTATACGATAGACATTGGCAACCGATCTGTAAGCTTCCACAAGTACCGCAATCTTAGGGCTAAGTGAGCAAAGTTAGGCATAGACATTAGACATATCTtagtgttaaaaaaaatattataaatgctGGTATAAACCACAAACATTATTCATACGCTTCGAAATCGATCGTGTTGGATATTATCAGAATGTATTTCAAAGGGTTCAGGAAgtaaatgcataatttatttctaaaatactCGGAAAAAATAAGATGAGTGAAAACAAAGCAATTCTAATGAAATTGTGAGGCacagaaaatatttgaaagatatagtgaaaaaaaaaaaatagaaattattaaaaaaaaaaattattgaatttaaaaaaaaaaaaattgaaaagggGAAGTACTTCACGGAGTTTGCTAAAAATTAGAGATGCTTTCTTCAGGACATTACCAATCAATAATATAGTAGTTAAAAGTTAAGAATAATTCTTggaaaattattataccatagttgaaaattataaaaatgaagtttattcaaataaacaaaattcaagAACAAATTTTGAGGCTATAGAGATTAGAGATCGATTTCCTTATGAACCTATCTTCTTTTCATGGCCTTACTAACCATGagcacaatttaaattgaaagtgaaagaaaGGTAAGTAAAAGAATATGAGGCAATAGATTTCAAAGTCTAAGGGGAAGAATACTTCTCAGAGTCATTGTTTTCTACAAACAAATTAGTGATGCGCTTTCAATGATCCATCCttaaatactaatttaaagtttgagaaatAGTTAAATCATACTTGGAACTGatagaaatcaaatttatttaaagaaaccAATTTTGAGGCAAAAGAAATTAGAGATCGATTTTTGTTATGATCCTATCATTCCATGGCCTTACTAACCATGAgtagaatttaaattgaaggtgaaagtaaagtaaaagaaaagtgAGGCAATAGATTCAAAAGTCTAAAGGGAAGTATGATACTTCTCAGAGTCATTGTTCTATAAACAAATTAGTGATGCGCTTTCAATGATCCACTCttaaatactaatttaaagtttgatAACTTAAATCATACTCCAAGTATGATAGAAAtcaagtatatttaaagaaatcaattttgaGGCTATAGAAATTACGAGATCGATTTTTGTTATGATCCTATCATTCCATGGCCTTACTAACCATGAGCACAAAACTAAACTGTCTCTTAAATTTAAAGGCAATGTCGGCACTCGGGCTGCTTCTGCTTGTCGGCGCCCAGGGCACCACTATAATCAGCATCAAGTATCCGCCGCAGAGCAACGATAAAACTGCGCTGGACCCACAGCCGGCACAGCAACCAGCGAAGCGGGATCTTAGTCTAAGCTATGCGGCCACCAATATTGATTCCAAGGAGGGCACACGTGTGAAGACGATCACAGTGATCAAGAATGTGGGCGGCGTGGGCGTGAGCGATGTGGGATCATCGAGTGCGGCAACAAGCAACAGGCAAGTGAAGCTGGCCATTAATCCCGAGCTGCATAAGAACGAGGAATGGGCGAATGCATTTCGCGATAACTTTGAATCCTATGGCGGGCTGCCCGATGTGCCCGATATAGACGATCTCTTTGACTTTGTCAATCGCAAGCCGAGCGTAGAGCCCAAAAAGGAGACGGGCACTGTCAAGGACGCCAAGGAGAAGCCAACGGAAAGCACAACAAAGTCAGCGCCAGAACCAACAAAAAAGGCGACCAGCGAACATGCCGAGGATGCAGACGACAGTGACGAGGCCATCGTAGAGAAGATCAAGGGAGATGCCGAACTATTGCCGCACATCAAGCAGGCCAACATATTGCGACTGCAGGCGCAGGAGTTaaggcaaaagcagcagcagttgcaacagttgcagctacatcagcagcagcagccagagctGGAGCAGACAAAGCGTTCGCTGGTGAATGTTAACTATTCGACACCGATGCATACGGTAAGCCAATTCTTTGAGAACTATGTCCAAGTGCTGCCCAATGGCTATGACTACACAAAACCCGAACCGGAAgagccgccgcagcagcagcagcagccgtgtGCTGTTCCCGTGCCGCCCAACAACAGCATACAGGTGACAACGCCATCGGGTCGCAGTTATGACATACcacagagcaacagcagcggcaacaacggCGGCATCAATCATCCCTATTTGGCTCCAGCGCTAGCGAAGCGCACACAGATTCAACAACCAGCTGCTCCACAGCAACCGCAATCGCCGCCAAGCTATTCCACAGTCAACTCAATTGTGCCGCCCATTGTACAGGGTCAAATTCCGTCGCAGCCGCCGTTGCCGCCTCAGCCTTTGCCACCGCAACCATCACCTTCAATATCTGGAGCAGGCGCTGGCGGCGTCTCCACCAGTCAGCGTCCGTATGTTGCGCCCAGCTTGCGCAACAATGGTCTGGGCATCAATCGTGGGCCGCTGTCGACGCCGCAGCCGTCGTCTCTGCCACCGCAACCGTTGCCTggcaataatttcaataataacaacggTAATGCTTTGCCTAGTTATCGCTTAAATGGTTTCGGCGGCAATCGTCCGAATATATTTCGATCGCGCGgcttaaaatattgattacgttttatatatgtatattcttacTTATGACTATTGCCTAATTATTAAGAAAGTCGtttatgttatgtttgtatttaatgTGTGTGGCGCAAGCGTGTTTTTcctaaatatataacaaacaaTTCAAGTTCAAAGACTGCAGATAAATCGATAGCAGCGTaaccaacagcaaaacaacaaactatgCTATCGATTATTTCAGGGTAAAGCACTTTCTATGTATGAATGGCTTCGTAACcatttgcgttttttttttcgttttatttatttagctctTTAAAACTATACTAATTAGCACACAACGTTCGTTGATCGCTgtcatacatatgtgtgttgCAGTGTTAATCCGCTGGGCGTTGATTTTCTCGAATTTAATTCGGTTCTTCGCACTATTGTTGTACTGTAGTActgtacacacacatgtgtaaTTTGCATGTactttgcatttattcaatGAACTTTTACTCACCAATGGCAAACCAATATCAAAACGCAATTGAGGACCAATGCACAAAAGACAGAAGGGCTCggttatttttagtttttgtttgtggtcaaacgctatatttattttgagaatttttattgtttattaatatgaaaatcgTAATTTTCTGGCAGCAACACGGCCTAGTCGTCGACTTCAACGTTGTagtaacaaaaaataaaatggcgACTATGATTGCTATCGACATGGATGTTATcgatataattttagtattttttaacaGCCCTGTTCTGTAGCGGCCAGTGTCAccacatttataatattattatatgtttaatttgttttgttttttttatgaaatgttTGCCTTACTTCGTGAAgcttaattgcaaataattttgtgcaaaatttaaatgtcgttttcagttatttcttaatttatgaaattgtaatttttagatttgaaaatctatttaatttgaggacgattttcttaaaattaaaaatctactTAGTTTGAGGATATTATGCGAATATCGTAAAAAATGTTGTAGGTgaattctaattttttttttttgtaacgcTATTCAtaatcttatttttttttaattttgaacaaaaaGTGTAGCCGTACAAGCATATTTGGCAGCTGGTATattgtttgtatgttttttcGTTCAAACATCAGTTGAATTTACGACCACGCATCGGTCGGTCACACTTGAGCACCATATAAAAAATTTCGTCTGGCGAGGCAAAAGAAAGagtgaaaagaagaaaattaagGGGTTTATCAAGTATACCCAGCAAATTTAGCTTTAACGCACATTCGAAACTCTTGAAGGTAAATGGCTAATTATGTACACAATACTAGTGAATAAACCAGGTGGTAAAtagctaatgaaaatgaatgcaaaGAACATGGCGGCAGTGCAGCAAGCCTCAAGTAGTTATTACacattatgtgtgtgtttttttcacGCTGTCTGTATAActgagcatgtgtgtgtgtgtgtgcgtgtgagcgAGAGTGCCTGTGTATGAGTGAGATGGCCTCGGACAAAAGTGACTCGTTAGTTGTACTACCCTTTAAGAGGGCGTTCAACTCGCTTAgaatttcgatttcgatttttgtgGGTGGGGTTGGTTGGTTAATGTGGctaatatacttaaataattCACTATAAATCGCAGCATCTCAGCCTAACCATGACGTGGGAACCGCAGGCAGAAGGACTGCAGCAGATCATATCGATCTTGAAAGAATCTCAGTCACCCGACACAGCGACTCAAATGGCAGTGCAAATGGTAAGTTTCCAATTTCGATATCTCTacatgcaatttttttttaaacataattttgttATAGAAATTGGAGGAATTCAATCGCTATCCAGACTTCAACAATTATCTGATCTATGTGCTGACTAAATTGAAAACAGAAGATGAACCCACACGCTCCCTTAGCGGCCTGATCCTGAAGAACAACATACGTATGCACGGCAGTACCCTGCAACCGGAGATTGTCGAGTACATTAAACACGAATGCCTGCAGGCTGTTGGCGATGCTTCACCCCTGATCCGTGCCACCGTTGGCATCCTGATCACAACCATAGCCAGCAATGGTGGGCTACAGAATTGGCCACAATTGCTGCCCTCGCTATGCGACATGCTCGACAATCAGGACTACAATGTGTGTGAGGGTGCGTTTAGTGCACTGCAAAAGATTTGCGAAGATTCCGCTGAGATTCTGGATTCGGCAGCACTCAACAGGCCTCTGAATGTGATGATACCAAAGTTCTTGCAGTACTTTAAGCACAACAGCCCCAAGATTCGCTCGCATGCCATCGCGTGCATCAATCAATTCATTATCAATCGATCGCAGGCGTTGATGCTGCATATTGATGCATTCATTGAGAATCTGTTCAATCTGTCGTCTGACGAAGATCACGAGGTGCGCAAGAATGTCTGTCATGGTCTGGTCATGTTGCTGGAGGTGCGCATGGATCGTTTGATGCCGCACATGTCGCAGATTATCGAGGTGAGTCAGGActtcataaaatattctttgCACATCTAAATGTATTCCTTTCCTTTATGTCCTTAGTATATGCTGCTGCGGACTCAGGATTCAGATGAGGGCGTCGCTCTCGAGGCTTCGGAGTTTTGGTTGTCACTTGCCGAGCAAAGTATTTGCAAAGATGTGCTTGCTCCTTACCTGCCACAATTGGCCCCAGTTTTGGTGCGTGGCATGCGCTACTCGGAAATTGATATTATACTGCTCAAGGGCAATGTGGAGGAGGATGACATGGTGCCGGATCGCGAGGAGGATATACGTCCGCGTTTCCACAAATCTCGCACACACACCATCAAAAGCGGCGAGGCAAATCAAGCGGCTGGCGGCgaagatgatgacgatgagttCGACGATGGCCTCGACGATGATAGCTCTCTATCGGAATGGAACTTGCGCAAATGTAGCGCTGCCGCCCTTGATGTGCTGGCCAACGTTTTCCGCGAGGACTCGCTGCCCATTGTGCTGCCTATATTGAAGGACACACTGTTCCATCAGGAATGGGTCATCAAGGAGAGCGGCGTTCTGGCTCTGGGCGCCATTGCCGAGGGCTGCATGGAGGGCATGATTCCACATTTGCCCGAATTGATACCCT
This is a stretch of genomic DNA from Drosophila albomicans strain 15112-1751.03 chromosome 3, ASM965048v2, whole genome shotgun sequence. It encodes these proteins:
- the LOC117572752 gene encoding formin-1, with product MKFAIAMSALGLLLLVGAQGTTIISIKYPPQSNDKTALDPQPAQQPAKRDLSLSYAATNIDSKEGTRVKTITVIKNVGGVGVSDVGSSSAATSNRQVKLAINPELHKNEEWANAFRDNFESYGGLPDVPDIDDLFDFVNRKPSVEPKKETGTVKDAKEKPTESTTKSAPEPTKKATSEHAEDADDSDEAIVEKIKGDAELLPHIKQANILRLQAQELRQKQQQLQQLQLHQQQQPELEQTKRSLVNVNYSTPMHTVSQFFENYVQVLPNGYDYTKPEPEEPPQQQQQPCAVPVPPNNSIQVTTPSGRSYDIPQSNSSGNNGGINHPYLAPALAKRTQIQQPAAPQQPQSPPSYSTVNSIVPPIVQGQIPSQPPLPPQPLPPQPSPSISGAGAGGVSTSQRPYVAPSLRNNGLGINRGPLSTPQPSSLPPQPLPGNNFNNNNGNALPSYRLNGFGGNRPNIFRSRGLKY